One Oncorhynchus masou masou isolate Uvic2021 chromosome 18, UVic_Omas_1.1, whole genome shotgun sequence DNA window includes the following coding sequences:
- the LOC135504091 gene encoding coatomer subunit zeta-1-like isoform X4 has product MDTVMLEPSLYTVKAVIILDNDGERLYAKYYDDTYPSVKEQKAFEKNIFSKTHRTDSEIALLEGLTVVYKSNIDLFFYVVGSSHENELMLMAVLNCLFDSLSQMLRKNVERRALLENMEGLFLAVDEIVDGGVILESDPQQVVHRVALRGEDVPYSEQTVTQVLQSAKEQIKWSLLR; this is encoded by the exons ATGGATACGGTAATGCTG GAACCGTCATTATACACCGTGAAAGCAGTCATCATTCTGGATAATGATGGAGAACGACTCTATGCTAAA TATTATGATGACACCTACCCTTCAGTAAAGGAACAAAAAGCGTTTGAGAAGAACATCTTCAGCAAGACACACCGGACTGACA GTGAGATCGCTTTGCTAGAGGGCCTCACAGTTGTCTACAAGAGCAACATTGATCTCTTCTTCTATGTCGTTGGAAGCTCGCATGAAAATGAG TTGATGCTAATGGCTGTTCTAAACTGTCTGTTTGACTCACTGAGCCAAATGTTGAG AAAGAATGTTGAGAGGAGAGCTCTACTTGAGAATATGGAAGGTCTCTTTCTTGCTGTGGACGAAATTGTGGATGGGGG AGTGATTCTTGAAAGTGATCCTCAGCAAGTGGTCCACCGCGTGGCACTAAGG GGGGAAGATGTGCCCTACTCAGAGCAGACTGTCACCCAG GTGCTACAGTCTGCCAAGGAACAGATCAAATGGTCTCTGCTACGATAG
- the LOC135504091 gene encoding coatomer subunit zeta-1-like isoform X3 — MDTEPSLYTVKAVIILDNDGERLYAKYYDDTYPSVKEQKAFEKNIFSKTHRTDSEIALLEGLTVVYKSNIDLFFYVVGSSHENELMLMAVLNCLFDSLSQMLRKNVERRALLENMEGLFLAVDEIVDGGVILESDPQQVVHRVALRGEDVPYSEQTVTQKASFLLQVLQSAKEQIKWSLLR, encoded by the exons ATGGATACG GAACCGTCATTATACACCGTGAAAGCAGTCATCATTCTGGATAATGATGGAGAACGACTCTATGCTAAA TATTATGATGACACCTACCCTTCAGTAAAGGAACAAAAAGCGTTTGAGAAGAACATCTTCAGCAAGACACACCGGACTGACA GTGAGATCGCTTTGCTAGAGGGCCTCACAGTTGTCTACAAGAGCAACATTGATCTCTTCTTCTATGTCGTTGGAAGCTCGCATGAAAATGAG TTGATGCTAATGGCTGTTCTAAACTGTCTGTTTGACTCACTGAGCCAAATGTTGAG AAAGAATGTTGAGAGGAGAGCTCTACTTGAGAATATGGAAGGTCTCTTTCTTGCTGTGGACGAAATTGTGGATGGGGG AGTGATTCTTGAAAGTGATCCTCAGCAAGTGGTCCACCGCGTGGCACTAAGG GGGGAAGATGTGCCCTACTCAGAGCAGACTGTCACCCAG AAGGCCAGTTTTCTTCTACAGGTGCTACAGTCTGCCAAGGAACAGATCAAATGGTCTCTGCTACGATAG
- the LOC135504091 gene encoding coatomer subunit zeta-1-like isoform X2, with amino-acid sequence MFPLEPSLYTVKAVIILDNDGERLYAKYYDDTYPSVKEQKAFEKNIFSKTHRTDSEIALLEGLTVVYKSNIDLFFYVVGSSHENELMLMAVLNCLFDSLSQMLRKNVERRALLENMEGLFLAVDEIVDGGVILESDPQQVVHRVALRGEDVPYSEQTVTQKASFLLQVLQSAKEQIKWSLLR; translated from the exons ATGTTTCCGCTA GAACCGTCATTATACACCGTGAAAGCAGTCATCATTCTGGATAATGATGGAGAACGACTCTATGCTAAA TATTATGATGACACCTACCCTTCAGTAAAGGAACAAAAAGCGTTTGAGAAGAACATCTTCAGCAAGACACACCGGACTGACA GTGAGATCGCTTTGCTAGAGGGCCTCACAGTTGTCTACAAGAGCAACATTGATCTCTTCTTCTATGTCGTTGGAAGCTCGCATGAAAATGAG TTGATGCTAATGGCTGTTCTAAACTGTCTGTTTGACTCACTGAGCCAAATGTTGAG AAAGAATGTTGAGAGGAGAGCTCTACTTGAGAATATGGAAGGTCTCTTTCTTGCTGTGGACGAAATTGTGGATGGGGG AGTGATTCTTGAAAGTGATCCTCAGCAAGTGGTCCACCGCGTGGCACTAAGG GGGGAAGATGTGCCCTACTCAGAGCAGACTGTCACCCAG AAGGCCAGTTTTCTTCTACAGGTGCTACAGTCTGCCAAGGAACAGATCAAATGGTCTCTGCTACGATAG
- the LOC135504091 gene encoding coatomer subunit zeta-1-like isoform X6: MDTEPSLYTVKAVIILDNDGERLYAKYYDDTYPSVKEQKAFEKNIFSKTHRTDSEIALLEGLTVVYKSNIDLFFYVVGSSHENELMLMAVLNCLFDSLSQMLRKNVERRALLENMEGLFLAVDEIVDGGVILESDPQQVVHRVALRGEDVPYSEQTVTQVLQSAKEQIKWSLLR; the protein is encoded by the exons ATGGATACG GAACCGTCATTATACACCGTGAAAGCAGTCATCATTCTGGATAATGATGGAGAACGACTCTATGCTAAA TATTATGATGACACCTACCCTTCAGTAAAGGAACAAAAAGCGTTTGAGAAGAACATCTTCAGCAAGACACACCGGACTGACA GTGAGATCGCTTTGCTAGAGGGCCTCACAGTTGTCTACAAGAGCAACATTGATCTCTTCTTCTATGTCGTTGGAAGCTCGCATGAAAATGAG TTGATGCTAATGGCTGTTCTAAACTGTCTGTTTGACTCACTGAGCCAAATGTTGAG AAAGAATGTTGAGAGGAGAGCTCTACTTGAGAATATGGAAGGTCTCTTTCTTGCTGTGGACGAAATTGTGGATGGGGG AGTGATTCTTGAAAGTGATCCTCAGCAAGTGGTCCACCGCGTGGCACTAAGG GGGGAAGATGTGCCCTACTCAGAGCAGACTGTCACCCAG GTGCTACAGTCTGCCAAGGAACAGATCAAATGGTCTCTGCTACGATAG
- the LOC135504091 gene encoding coatomer subunit zeta-1-like isoform X1 → MDTVMLEPSLYTVKAVIILDNDGERLYAKYYDDTYPSVKEQKAFEKNIFSKTHRTDSEIALLEGLTVVYKSNIDLFFYVVGSSHENELMLMAVLNCLFDSLSQMLRKNVERRALLENMEGLFLAVDEIVDGGVILESDPQQVVHRVALRGEDVPYSEQTVTQKASFLLQVLQSAKEQIKWSLLR, encoded by the exons ATGGATACGGTAATGCTG GAACCGTCATTATACACCGTGAAAGCAGTCATCATTCTGGATAATGATGGAGAACGACTCTATGCTAAA TATTATGATGACACCTACCCTTCAGTAAAGGAACAAAAAGCGTTTGAGAAGAACATCTTCAGCAAGACACACCGGACTGACA GTGAGATCGCTTTGCTAGAGGGCCTCACAGTTGTCTACAAGAGCAACATTGATCTCTTCTTCTATGTCGTTGGAAGCTCGCATGAAAATGAG TTGATGCTAATGGCTGTTCTAAACTGTCTGTTTGACTCACTGAGCCAAATGTTGAG AAAGAATGTTGAGAGGAGAGCTCTACTTGAGAATATGGAAGGTCTCTTTCTTGCTGTGGACGAAATTGTGGATGGGGG AGTGATTCTTGAAAGTGATCCTCAGCAAGTGGTCCACCGCGTGGCACTAAGG GGGGAAGATGTGCCCTACTCAGAGCAGACTGTCACCCAG AAGGCCAGTTTTCTTCTACAGGTGCTACAGTCTGCCAAGGAACAGATCAAATGGTCTCTGCTACGATAG
- the LOC135504091 gene encoding coatomer subunit zeta-1-like isoform X5, which yields MFPLEPSLYTVKAVIILDNDGERLYAKYYDDTYPSVKEQKAFEKNIFSKTHRTDSEIALLEGLTVVYKSNIDLFFYVVGSSHENELMLMAVLNCLFDSLSQMLRKNVERRALLENMEGLFLAVDEIVDGGVILESDPQQVVHRVALRGEDVPYSEQTVTQVLQSAKEQIKWSLLR from the exons ATGTTTCCGCTA GAACCGTCATTATACACCGTGAAAGCAGTCATCATTCTGGATAATGATGGAGAACGACTCTATGCTAAA TATTATGATGACACCTACCCTTCAGTAAAGGAACAAAAAGCGTTTGAGAAGAACATCTTCAGCAAGACACACCGGACTGACA GTGAGATCGCTTTGCTAGAGGGCCTCACAGTTGTCTACAAGAGCAACATTGATCTCTTCTTCTATGTCGTTGGAAGCTCGCATGAAAATGAG TTGATGCTAATGGCTGTTCTAAACTGTCTGTTTGACTCACTGAGCCAAATGTTGAG AAAGAATGTTGAGAGGAGAGCTCTACTTGAGAATATGGAAGGTCTCTTTCTTGCTGTGGACGAAATTGTGGATGGGGG AGTGATTCTTGAAAGTGATCCTCAGCAAGTGGTCCACCGCGTGGCACTAAGG GGGGAAGATGTGCCCTACTCAGAGCAGACTGTCACCCAG GTGCTACAGTCTGCCAAGGAACAGATCAAATGGTCTCTGCTACGATAG